A single genomic interval of Aureliella helgolandensis harbors:
- a CDS encoding tetratricopeptide repeat protein: protein MPSPSLDNNSPATRETTTGSAAARLSTGFEAHPRPDRRVRWEWNIPLLIQSVIGLVAAIAIGGGLYYWQSTRITAGLLQRAAAAEVEGDTEQQIQWLTRYIGLAPHDTLALIDLALAVDASVSTPADLDNARRRLSVALAASGELGTLDTQRDLLRQKLIQRLIQLGPQWAQEIEKQVLVLSPPEGDPQATRWLAQSLMLQRSNSEYQKRDPTEFDRQQQYWQWLASQPAGDVLQLALELNPDNVDLAASYLAASQEIPKYFEAFGHTADEAEISAFATRTLERLSQNLDDGRSQVIVYASTLETNRAAAEALLELGVNPALERLTQHHAEVQAQADSDTAAKQDVTGEAALAALSTGAPLTPAGEDSYQPYWDWQIALEGARVMLAAGNFARADEIYSQLLAVDSDSANPQQRETAYYSSGLSLLNSEGIETALKRWLEGIEKLPESLELSSALASGYTSQRQLEPAREWIQKFEQLVESQLDRLDGTFGSRLTTASKRTIRDRLEEAQWNHLLLSAQLALESGDPQSAAQLAHKAFNTPLLLDDEKRVRAGVFLASCYERQQLWDMAGQVLDRCVSISPNEPGLRLAAATAWKNMGATERATNQLSAVDNGSYESALEMARLTVFAEGAKPEGQADSAAIKNAIELARQRFNQLPSEAQAQATPWQLELLELSYLPTNAETPEEVETERLNRLEEIAQKYPTAAELQVLLVSSMTRAGREAAAGSALERLSTQAKATGSAVDQANLGMAQASLLAAQENLDAALATIRETMAANPTQQLRLAKAGADFALRANRPQDAYALLQSVTASELDTSALMSLASIGNSLRSVAEVDQAKLETDIARWTQVLKDQEGPEGTHWRYLAAQQLLGKAQSRPNERERSLADARRLFNEIDARRPRWGKAAALGGQIAAQQGATDEAIRLLQRAIRDGDRQVSTTMVLVRELISRNRLDEAEQEMSRISSSTVQSAAPMSAMAITLAERRGDFSQATEVAKQLSEQRPGELSSWLLVAQTQLAASREPGISAEQKQTAMDQGWAALERANQVSQGKDLRVWDARFKYQLAAGGPKKAEEELALLEQSTLPDAAKLLAASRGYLQLNQLDKARDRVEKAIAMRPNSSESQMVLSEVFSRIGDRTGSLAALRKAQSLDPANSQLREQLALQLAFGETAGDAPSLAEIDKLLSTSDQSSSIRSHLLRAMIDLSQGDEARKQKSIQTLTDLSTTNNPEALDARRLLANHYGKQWQTETTEHKTQAAAKSLAQVQSLYSQLLNSAEPSALDAARYTDWLLKASEQERTAGRDPAAEQLLSEATQTLAKLESLTSSSLASLQLRTRLTLASNAPEQLQTVVGEWVAAAGSPGSPEELRAMELAGRTLAEMDLKKQALVWFEKIYATDPDKYQILVIGLVQADQIDRAVKLSIEGYQRSPSAQTATLIPEVAMLIGKATLPAETEQLLQRAAVDYADSAGFAEAMGTLRLTQERFEEAVAWFQQGEELAPGRVRTLNNLAMAMSEIPMSQAQALAHIERAIELQGRMPELLDTLGTVLYRLKRYDEARKALTEATRHSADSHFQMHLAQVALAQKDLEAAKAAWKKMDLQTIDEQSLSSSDLKLLAELKNRFSETL from the coding sequence ATGCCCTCACCCAGCCTAGACAACAACAGTCCCGCAACTCGGGAAACAACGACCGGATCAGCTGCAGCACGACTGTCGACCGGATTTGAAGCGCATCCACGCCCCGATCGACGCGTTCGCTGGGAGTGGAATATTCCTCTGTTGATCCAATCAGTAATCGGATTGGTGGCAGCCATCGCGATCGGTGGCGGCCTCTACTACTGGCAATCGACCCGGATCACGGCGGGCTTGCTCCAACGCGCCGCCGCCGCCGAAGTGGAGGGCGATACCGAACAACAGATTCAGTGGCTAACGCGGTATATAGGGTTGGCTCCGCATGACACCTTGGCCCTGATCGATTTGGCCCTGGCCGTCGACGCATCGGTCTCCACTCCCGCCGATCTCGACAATGCGCGTCGTCGCTTGTCAGTCGCCTTGGCCGCCAGTGGTGAACTGGGCACGCTCGACACGCAGCGCGATCTCTTGCGGCAAAAATTGATCCAACGATTGATTCAGTTGGGGCCACAGTGGGCACAAGAAATCGAGAAGCAAGTCCTTGTCTTGTCCCCCCCCGAGGGAGACCCGCAAGCGACTCGGTGGCTGGCTCAGTCCCTGATGTTGCAACGCAGCAATTCCGAGTATCAAAAGCGTGATCCCACCGAATTCGATCGACAACAACAGTACTGGCAATGGCTGGCTTCCCAACCCGCCGGAGACGTCCTCCAACTGGCTCTGGAACTCAATCCGGACAACGTCGACCTAGCTGCCAGCTACCTAGCCGCCAGCCAGGAAATCCCGAAGTACTTTGAGGCATTCGGGCATACGGCCGACGAGGCCGAGATTTCTGCGTTCGCGACCCGCACGCTTGAGAGACTTAGCCAGAATTTGGACGATGGTCGCTCTCAAGTCATCGTGTACGCCAGCACTCTTGAGACCAACCGAGCGGCGGCTGAGGCTTTATTGGAGCTCGGAGTGAATCCAGCCTTGGAACGCTTGACCCAGCATCACGCAGAGGTTCAGGCTCAAGCCGATTCCGACACTGCTGCCAAACAAGACGTAACCGGCGAAGCAGCCTTGGCGGCCCTCAGTACCGGAGCCCCACTCACTCCAGCGGGAGAAGATAGCTACCAACCCTACTGGGATTGGCAGATCGCCTTGGAAGGCGCCCGGGTCATGCTGGCGGCAGGCAACTTCGCACGTGCTGACGAGATCTATTCGCAGCTATTGGCGGTAGATTCCGATTCAGCAAACCCTCAGCAACGCGAAACGGCTTATTACAGCTCAGGCTTGTCGCTGCTAAATTCGGAAGGAATCGAAACCGCCCTCAAGCGATGGCTTGAGGGAATCGAAAAACTCCCCGAGAGTCTTGAACTGTCCAGCGCCCTGGCGTCCGGCTACACATCCCAGCGCCAACTCGAACCAGCTCGGGAATGGATTCAAAAATTCGAACAACTCGTCGAATCCCAGCTCGATCGGCTTGACGGCACCTTTGGCTCGCGCTTAACGACGGCTTCTAAGCGAACTATCCGTGACCGGCTGGAAGAAGCCCAATGGAACCACCTATTGCTGAGCGCGCAGCTGGCCCTTGAAAGCGGTGATCCTCAATCCGCTGCGCAGCTAGCACATAAGGCATTCAACACCCCTCTCCTACTCGACGACGAAAAACGAGTGCGAGCCGGTGTCTTTTTGGCAAGCTGCTATGAACGGCAACAACTGTGGGATATGGCCGGGCAGGTGCTGGACCGCTGCGTGAGCATCTCTCCCAACGAGCCAGGCCTCCGCTTGGCCGCAGCCACCGCCTGGAAAAACATGGGAGCCACGGAGCGAGCAACCAACCAATTGTCTGCGGTCGACAATGGTTCCTACGAATCGGCCCTGGAAATGGCGCGGCTGACCGTGTTTGCCGAGGGCGCCAAGCCTGAAGGGCAGGCGGACTCCGCAGCGATTAAGAACGCAATCGAATTGGCTCGCCAACGCTTCAATCAATTGCCTAGCGAGGCCCAAGCCCAAGCAACTCCCTGGCAGCTAGAATTGCTCGAACTGAGCTACCTTCCCACCAACGCAGAAACTCCTGAAGAAGTAGAAACCGAGCGTCTAAATCGCTTGGAAGAAATAGCCCAAAAATACCCTACCGCCGCCGAGCTGCAGGTCTTGTTGGTTTCAAGCATGACGCGAGCCGGTCGCGAGGCAGCTGCGGGATCGGCGCTTGAGCGACTCAGCACCCAAGCCAAGGCAACCGGTTCAGCCGTCGACCAAGCGAACCTAGGGATGGCTCAAGCCAGTTTGTTGGCTGCCCAGGAAAACCTTGATGCGGCACTCGCGACCATCCGAGAGACCATGGCAGCCAATCCCACACAACAACTGCGATTGGCCAAGGCTGGAGCCGACTTTGCACTCCGCGCCAATCGTCCCCAAGATGCCTATGCTCTACTCCAGTCGGTCACCGCATCAGAATTGGATACAAGCGCTCTGATGAGCTTGGCATCCATCGGCAATTCCCTACGCTCCGTGGCTGAGGTCGACCAAGCCAAACTCGAAACGGATATCGCGCGTTGGACTCAAGTCTTGAAGGATCAGGAGGGGCCGGAAGGAACTCACTGGAGATACTTGGCGGCTCAACAACTGCTGGGTAAAGCTCAGAGCCGACCCAATGAGCGCGAACGTTCTCTGGCCGATGCACGCCGGTTGTTCAACGAGATCGATGCGCGCCGTCCTCGATGGGGAAAGGCGGCCGCCTTGGGTGGACAGATCGCAGCTCAACAGGGTGCTACCGACGAAGCCATTCGTTTGCTGCAACGCGCTATCCGTGATGGCGATCGCCAAGTAAGTACAACCATGGTGTTGGTCCGTGAGTTAATCTCCCGCAACCGCCTGGATGAAGCAGAGCAGGAGATGAGCCGCATTAGTAGCAGTACGGTACAGTCTGCTGCTCCGATGTCTGCCATGGCGATCACCCTAGCAGAAAGACGAGGCGACTTCAGCCAAGCTACCGAAGTGGCTAAACAACTTTCCGAACAACGCCCCGGCGAGCTTTCGAGTTGGTTGTTGGTTGCGCAAACGCAACTAGCCGCCAGCCGTGAACCGGGAATATCGGCGGAGCAAAAACAGACCGCCATGGACCAAGGCTGGGCTGCTCTGGAACGGGCGAACCAGGTTTCTCAAGGCAAAGACCTGCGAGTCTGGGATGCCCGATTCAAGTACCAGTTGGCTGCTGGGGGGCCCAAAAAAGCAGAGGAGGAACTTGCATTGCTCGAGCAATCAACGCTTCCCGATGCCGCCAAGCTGCTGGCTGCTAGCCGCGGTTATCTACAACTCAACCAACTGGACAAGGCTCGCGATCGGGTTGAGAAAGCCATTGCCATGCGGCCCAATTCCTCAGAGTCCCAAATGGTACTATCGGAGGTCTTCTCGCGTATCGGTGATCGAACAGGCAGCCTCGCCGCCCTGCGCAAGGCACAGAGCCTGGATCCAGCCAATTCGCAACTGCGGGAACAGCTGGCCCTGCAACTGGCCTTCGGAGAAACGGCCGGCGACGCGCCCTCCTTAGCCGAGATCGACAAACTCCTTTCGACGAGCGATCAAAGCAGTTCGATTCGTTCCCATCTATTGCGGGCAATGATCGACCTTTCCCAAGGAGATGAAGCACGTAAGCAAAAATCGATCCAAACCCTGACCGATTTGTCGACGACCAACAATCCCGAAGCATTGGATGCCAGGCGTCTGCTGGCCAACCATTATGGCAAACAATGGCAAACCGAAACCACCGAGCATAAGACTCAAGCTGCTGCCAAGAGTCTTGCCCAAGTCCAATCGCTCTACTCCCAGTTGTTGAACAGTGCTGAGCCTAGCGCACTTGATGCAGCCCGATACACCGATTGGCTATTGAAAGCCAGCGAGCAAGAACGCACTGCCGGACGAGATCCGGCTGCCGAACAATTGCTCAGTGAAGCAACCCAAACGCTCGCCAAACTAGAGTCTTTGACCAGTAGTTCGCTCGCCTCGCTGCAATTGCGAACCAGGCTTACGCTCGCCAGCAATGCTCCCGAGCAACTGCAAACGGTGGTTGGCGAATGGGTGGCTGCAGCAGGCAGCCCAGGCTCTCCCGAAGAGCTCCGCGCCATGGAGCTGGCCGGCCGCACCTTAGCTGAAATGGACTTGAAGAAGCAGGCGCTGGTTTGGTTTGAGAAAATCTACGCGACCGATCCAGACAAGTATCAAATACTAGTCATCGGTCTCGTCCAAGCGGATCAGATCGACCGTGCCGTAAAGCTAAGTATCGAAGGTTACCAGCGAAGTCCCTCTGCCCAAACAGCGACATTAATTCCCGAAGTGGCTATGCTGATCGGGAAGGCGACACTGCCGGCCGAAACCGAGCAGCTCCTACAACGAGCGGCCGTAGATTATGCCGATTCGGCCGGCTTTGCAGAGGCCATGGGCACGCTGCGTTTAACCCAAGAGCGTTTCGAAGAGGCGGTGGCTTGGTTCCAACAAGGCGAAGAATTGGCACCCGGACGAGTGCGGACACTTAACAACCTCGCCATGGCCATGTCCGAAATCCCCATGAGCCAAGCCCAAGCGTTAGCGCATATCGAACGCGCGATCGAATTGCAGGGACGGATGCCTGAACTCCTCGACACTTTAGGAACCGTGCTCTATCGGCTCAAACGTTATGACGAAGCTCGCAAAGCACTAACCGAAGCGACGCGTCACTCCGCAGACTCACATTTCCAAATGCACTTGGCTCAAGTTGCTCTGGCACAAAAGGATCTCGAAGCGGCCAAAGCGGCTTGGAAAAAAATGGACCTGCAAACCATTGACGAACAATCCCTTTCCTCTAGCGATCTCAAGCTGTTAGCAGAGCTCAAAAATCGATTTTCGGAGACGCTCTAA
- a CDS encoding exosortase-associated EpsI family protein, with translation MFQKIPFQFLLATVLCIGLTIASSFAYGWLDGRWANQPDLQAAASQLDRIPAQLGTWMLVEDRELEPNAQQLLRCYGYANRIYRNSETGDQVTVAVLMGPRGPIAVHTPEICYSGQGVEAEGERQSVSITTNKQNHALWGLTMLSKVDLQPSLEVLYGWSDGGPWQAAEQPRYWMTDRLYKLQIAGPPATEAGGSPTTDFLELFLEQVAPLLSGLSK, from the coding sequence ATGTTTCAAAAAATTCCATTCCAATTTTTGCTGGCCACCGTACTATGCATCGGTCTCACCATTGCCTCCAGCTTTGCCTATGGTTGGCTGGATGGTCGTTGGGCCAATCAACCCGATTTGCAGGCCGCGGCCAGCCAGCTGGACCGCATCCCCGCACAACTCGGGACTTGGATGCTGGTGGAAGATCGAGAATTGGAGCCTAACGCCCAACAATTGTTGCGTTGCTACGGTTATGCCAACCGCATTTACCGCAATTCCGAAACGGGTGACCAAGTCACGGTAGCGGTTCTGATGGGTCCCCGCGGTCCCATCGCCGTGCACACACCCGAGATTTGCTACTCGGGGCAGGGCGTGGAAGCGGAGGGAGAGCGACAGAGTGTCAGCATTACAACCAACAAGCAGAACCACGCCCTGTGGGGATTGACCATGCTTTCGAAAGTGGACCTCCAACCCTCCCTAGAGGTTTTATATGGGTGGTCTGACGGTGGCCCCTGGCAGGCGGCCGAACAACCTCGGTACTGGATGACCGATCGCCTGTACAAATTGCAGATTGCGGGTCCCCCTGCTACGGAGGCAGGCGGCTCCCCCACGACAGATTTTTTAGAATTATTCCTGGAACAGGTGGCCCCGCTGCTATCCGGGCTGTCGAAATAG